In the genome of Lactobacillus intestinalis, the window CAATGGCAACAGAATTTGACGGCAATATTATGTATCGCGTTTATCCAATTTCTACTGAGCATCGCGGTCGTAGTTTAGTTAAAGTGCTAAATTCTGCCTTGTTCTTACAATGGGGCATTATCAGTGTCTTTTGGCTGATTATTTTACCGATTAACTTGAATGTCTTTGAAGCAATTGCTGGCCTGTTCGTCTTTGTATGGGTCTTAACAGTGGCATATTTGCCTTATAAAGTGAAAACTAATAAGAAATAGGGGAAGAACATGAGATTAAGAAATAAACCATGGGCTGTGAAGCTTGTTAATGAACATCCAGAAAGCGTATTGCAAAATCCTGATCCAGAAAAGAATATTGATTGGGCTGCACGTTTTGGAAATAATAATCCAATTGAAATTGAAGTTGGATCTGGAAAGGGCCACTTTATTACGACTTTAGCAGAGAATAATCCGGATAAAAATTATGTGGCTTTGGAGTTGCAAACCACTGCTGCAGGAATTATTTTGAGAACTAAATTGGAAAAAGGCTTAGATAATTTACAAATTTTGCGCGGGGATGCGGCAGAAATTAATCATTTCTTTGATGAAAACAGCACTAGCGTGGTTTATTTAAACTTTAGTGATCCGTGGCCAAAGAGCCGTCATGAAAAAAGAAGACTCACTTATAAGAGCTTTTTGGCAAAGTATCAACAAGTATTGAAGCCGGAAGGTCATTTGGAATTTAAGACAGATAATTCAGGACTTTATGCTTATTCAGTTCAAAGTATGAATAATTTTGGGATGCACTTTGATTTTGTATCAGTTGATCTACATCATGAAAAGCCTGAAATTTTGGAAAAGAATATTGAAACCGAATATGAGCACAAGTTTGCAGCTAAAGGTAATCCGATTTATGCTCTTCATGCAAGTTTTGAAACAAAAAACTTGTAAAATTTCACTTTAACATTTAAAATACTTATAAATAGTAAGTAAAGTGAGGCGCGAAAAATGGAAGAAATTAAAGAACTTACACAAGATAAATTAGATGAAATCACTAAGAATGGACGTACCGTCTTGGAATTTTCGGCTGCGTGGTGCCCAGATTGCCGTTTCTTGGATCCATTTATGCCACAAATTGAAAAAGATTTTCCAAATGCTAAATTCTACAAGATCGACCGTGATGGCTCAATTGACATCGCAAAGAAATTAAATATTATGGGAATTCCTTCATTTGTTGTCTACCAAGATGGTCAAGAAATTGGTAGACTAGTAAATAAGGACCGTAAAACTAAACAACAAGTTGAAGATTTCTTGCGGTCACTTGACTAACATAGAGGAGATTTTTAGAAAAAATGATCACTAGTATTAATAAAGAAGCTTATCCAAATACTTTGATCGTTATCTTGGGCCAAGACAACGGCAGAAGTGAATTTGAAGAAAAGGATAATGTAACTCGCGTTACTGATAAAGATGGTAATTTAATCGGCTTTAATTTCTTCAATGTTGATGAAATTATCGATTACGATAAGTTGCCAAACGGCCAAGTTAAGTTAAGCAATGATGAACTTAAGAAGTTGAACGATCGTTTAAAGGAAAATGGCTTTAACGATGAACTTGCATATGGCAAGCCAACTTTGGTATATGGTTACGTTAAGACTTGTGAAAAGCACCCAGATTCAGATCACCTTCATGTAACTACTGTTGATGTAGGTGGAGAAGAACACCAAATTGTTTGTGGTGCACCAAATATTGCTCAAGGACAAAAGGTTGTTGTTGCACTTCCTGGTACTTTAATGCCAAATGGTGCGCAAATTTGGCCAGGTGAACTCCGTGGAGTTGATTCATATGGCATGATTTGTTCAGCTAGAGAACTTGGTTTGCCACACGCACCTCAAAAGCGCGGCATCATGGTTGTACCTGACGATTTTGAAGTTGGTGCTGAATTTGAACCAACTAAGTGTGATGAATTAATCGCTAGTGGCGAAATTACTTTATAATTTTTTAAAAAGCGTTGAGTTAATCTCAGCGCTTTTTTGTGTACAAATATTAAGTTTTCCAAAAAAGTTAGAGAGAGTAAAATTTAGATAAAGATGAAGGAGAATTAAAAATGAAGCTCAATCGTAAAATTATATCTAGTGCAGTTGCTTTACTTGCTACAGCTTCTGCAGGTTTATTAACTGCGCAAACAACTCATGCGCAAAGCGTGACTCTTCATCAGACCTATGATAAGACCGTGCTGCCTTATATTAGACAAAAGGGTAAATTTACGTCCGCTAATAAAACAATTAAAGTTAAAAACTATAAATACTACGGCAAACCTACTTTAACAGCTGGTAGCAAATTTGTTTATGCGAATTCCACCACAATGTATACCATCAATGGTGATGATTACTTCTATTTAGGCGATGGCGGCTATATAAAAGCGCAAAATGCTTCCGTCCAACCTCAAAAGAAACTCTTTATCTTA includes:
- the ytpR gene encoding YtpR family tRNA-binding protein, producing the protein MITSINKEAYPNTLIVILGQDNGRSEFEEKDNVTRVTDKDGNLIGFNFFNVDEIIDYDKLPNGQVKLSNDELKKLNDRLKENGFNDELAYGKPTLVYGYVKTCEKHPDSDHLHVTTVDVGGEEHQIVCGAPNIAQGQKVVVALPGTLMPNGAQIWPGELRGVDSYGMICSARELGLPHAPQKRGIMVVPDDFEVGAEFEPTKCDELIASGEITL
- a CDS encoding thioredoxin family protein, yielding MEEIKELTQDKLDEITKNGRTVLEFSAAWCPDCRFLDPFMPQIEKDFPNAKFYKIDRDGSIDIAKKLNIMGIPSFVVYQDGQEIGRLVNKDRKTKQQVEDFLRSLD
- the trmB gene encoding tRNA (guanosine(46)-N7)-methyltransferase TrmB → MRLRNKPWAVKLVNEHPESVLQNPDPEKNIDWAARFGNNNPIEIEVGSGKGHFITTLAENNPDKNYVALELQTTAAGIILRTKLEKGLDNLQILRGDAAEINHFFDENSTSVVYLNFSDPWPKSRHEKRRLTYKSFLAKYQQVLKPEGHLEFKTDNSGLYAYSVQSMNNFGMHFDFVSVDLHHEKPEILEKNIETEYEHKFAAKGNPIYALHASFETKNL